ATCGATCTGCTAAACTTTTAAAAGAAGAAATAATGGCTTTAGGGATGGTTAAAATACGAACTGTTTATGAAGCTCAGCAAGTTATTGTTAACGAAGCAAAAGAATTGATTAGAAAGGGTGAAATTCATTTAAGTAAAACGCTCTTTAAGAAGAGAATTTAAAGATAGAATTCATCATGATTGATATTGTAAATTTTTCTTTGATACATAAAGTTTTCAAGAACAGGATTATAGAAAAATAAGTTTATTAAGTTGTTATAAAGGGGAAGCATCCTAGAAGAGGGGAATGGATGAATAGTCATGATCAAAAAAAAATAATAAAAGACAATCGAGATTTTATAAATAATACCGATTTCACGCCATTAAATGATGTTTTTTTTAAGGGCAGTTCTCAACAATCTGAAAAAGATTTACACTCATCAATTGATTTGAAAAGTCTTCAACAAGTACCTGTCCAAGTCTCAGCTGTTTTAGGACAAGCAAGTATTCCTATTAAACAAGTTCTAAAACTTGTTCCTGGGAGTATTATAGAACTAGATCGAAAAGTTGGGGAGCCCATAGATATTTATATTAATAATCATTTACTTGCTCGAGGGAATCTCGCTTTAATAGAAGATCAGCTTGGTATTACAATCACGGAAATTATTAAAATGGACAGAGATTAGAGATCTTAAGAGTTTTTTTAGGTGGACTCAAAAGTGTAGTAATTAAGCCACAAGCGTGCGGCTTAGAAAGAATAGTGTAGTGAATAGCTCGACAATTGTAGGGCTAAAGGCTAACTAAATAAGCATATCTAAGGGGAAGATAAGTGCTCAGAAAAAGTAATATTGTCAGCGACTCAATCCAAGAAATTTTAAAGTTATTTAGCCAATAGAATTAAGTTTCTAACCTTCTTCAAGGCCTCATAGAGTTTATCTCGATGGAGGTTAATAAAAAGAAAGTAAATCAAGAGGGGAGCAAAAGAATGCGCCTTAAAACATTCAGAGCCTCAACAATGACTGAGGCTCTGCAGGAAATAAAAAAAGAATTTGGCCCTGAAGCTGTTATTTTATCGACGCTTGAAGGGAAAAATGAAGTTTCTGTAACGGCCGCTTTAGAGCATAAGGATGACTTAAATTTTAATGAAGTTGCTGTTAATGAGCCTTTGAGCTTTTTAAATGATTTTTGTCGTATTCTAGAACATCATCGGGTCCCGACGGTCATTCAGGAAAGGCTTGTGTGGTCTCTTTCGTCTTCTCAAGAAGATACGTCAGATAAAAATTTTGAAGGAATGCTTAAAACAATTTTTAGGTTTAAGCCAATCATTAATTCTCAAGGAAAATTCTTACCTCCCGCGCGTTTAGCTCTTCTAGGGCCTTCTGGGGCAGGTAAGAGTGTAACAATTGCAAAGCTTGCTTCAGAGTATGTGATGGCGGGATTTGAGCCTTTTGTGATTACTCTTGATTGTTTAAAAGCAGGTGCTATTACGCAACTCGAAGTTTATATGAAAGCAATTGGACTTCCTCTTCATCCCGTTGAAAATATTAAGGAATTTAAAAAAATATTAAATGAGTCTCCAATTAATACTTATATTCTTGTAGACACCCCAGGCATTAACCCTTTTCGGCGAGATGAAGTTCAATTTTTAGAGGAAGTTGTAGATTGCTTAAATGGAGAAGCTGTTCTGACGTTTCCTGCAGGGCTTGATTCATGGGAAATCAGTGATTATTTAGGCTTATATAAAGGTTTAGGAGTAAAAAGAGTTATCTTAACAAGAGCGGATACCACTCATCGGTATGGTGCTTTAGTCACAGCTCTTTATGAAGGTCAATTCTCTTTAGCTCAAGTGAGTGCAGGCCCAGAGTTAGGATCACGTTTAGACGCGGGAGATTCTAAGTTACTTGCAGAGCTTTTAAGAAAGTTTCAAGACAGCAAGGCAATCCCACATTTCGCTTTAGAAGAAATGGTAAAGGAGCTAAGAGGGTGAATATGTTAAAAATGGACTTTAAAAATCCTAAATTAGATCAGCTAGAGGCAGCGGAGAATATTTACTTTATTGCTTCAGGAAAAGGTGGTGTAGGAAAAACCTGGTTTTCAGTTACTTTTTCTCAAGCTCTCGCACAACAAGGTAAAAAGATACTTTTGTGCGATGGTGATCTGGGGCTTGCTAATATTGATATCCAATTGGGTTTAACGGCAGAGAAAGACCTGACCACGAGTCTTATGAATTATATAGAGCTTAAAAATGTAATTGTGCCTTATCCTCAAGGGGGGTTTGATGTGATTGCAGGACGTTCAGGAAGTGGTACATTGGCAACGCTTCCTGCTCAAAGCTTAATATATTTAAAAGAACAATTAAAGAAATTATCAGCACTTTACGATGTCATTCTGGTGGATTTAGGGGCAGGTGTGGGGACAACAATTCAAAATCTCATGCAAATTGCAGGACAATGCATTGTTGTTATCACCGATGAACCAACGTCTTTAATGGATGGATACGCCTTTATAAAGGTGATGTATGGGCGTCGTCCGATGCTTCCAATGAATGTTATCATTAATCAAGCAGAAACCGTGGATGCGGGAAAACGAACCTATGAAACTATCCAACAAGTATGTGAGAAATTTCTCAAGATGACGCCTCATCTGTTGGGTATCATCAGGCGAGATCCTGAAGTGAGGAATACCATCTGTGCCCAAACACCCATTCTCACCCGCTATCCGACAGCCCCTGCGGCTGAAGATGTCAAGGGTATTGTGCAGATGATCTGCAGTTAAACATTCATGTTGGACGATTTGAGTGCAAAAAACCGCCAAAGAGAATTAGAGATTATGTATTCTTTTTATTGGCATCTTTTTGATAAATAGCTTCTGAGAGATCATCAATAACTTCATGGAGCATTTGTTCGTTGTCACCTTGGGCCATCAAACGAACAAGTGACTCAGTGCCTGATTTTCGAACCAAAAGCCGCCCAGTCGTCCCGAGTTTTGTTTCTGCATTATTAATTGCTTCTATAATTTTGTCATCTTCTAAAAGAGAAGAATTATTAAGTTTAAAGCTTTTTAAGAGTTGTGGCACAGGTTCAAATACGCGCAAAATTTCACTGGCAGGCTTATTTGAAGAAATAATCATGGAAAGAGCTTGAAGAGCTGCCACAAGGCCGTCTCCCGTGCGGGCATAATCACTTAAAATAATATGGCCAGATTGTTCACCGCCGACATTACATGATTTTGCTCGCATAGACTCAGAGACATAACGGTCGCCAACGGGCGTGCGAATTAATTCTATTCCTTTGTTCTTGAAAAACCATTCGAATCCTAAGTTAGTCATCACGGTGCCAACAACGGCTCCACCTTTCAAAAGACCTTCAGTATTCCAAGTGTTTGCAATGAGAGCTAGAAGTTGATCGCCATCAACAACGCCTCCTTTTTCATCAATCATGACAACGCGATCCGCATCGCCATCTAGGGCAATTCCTAAATCGGCTCTGTATTCAAGGACAGCTTGTCTTGCAGCTTCTACGGAAGTTGCACCCACATCTTTATTGATATTTATTCCATCTGGATAAACACCAATAGGGATAATTTCTGCACCCAGTTCCCATAAAACCGTTGGGGCGACCTTATAAGCCGCACCATGAGCGCAATCAATGACAATCCGAAGGCCGTCAAGCCGTCTATTCTTTGGAAAAGTATTTTTAACAAATTCGATATATCGGCCAGTTGCGTCTTCGAGGCGTTTTGCTCGTCCTAAATCTGCAGGTTTAACGAGACCTTCAAGAGACTTAGAAAAAACCCGTGCTTCAATTTGTTTCTCTACAGTATCACTAAGTTTATAGCCTTCGCGATCAAATAATTTGATTCCATTATCCTGATATGGATTATGAGATGCTGAGATGACAACACCAAGGTCAGCTCGAAAGGAACGAACGAGCATCGAAATAGCGGGTGTTGGAATGGGGCCTACAAGGGTTACATCCATCCCAACTGCAATAAAACCAGAGGTCAATGCAGGCTCAACCATATATCCTGAAAGTCGAGTGTCTTTTCCAATAACGACTTTTGGATGAGTGGCACCCTTTTTGAAATATCGCCCTGCTGCAATAGCTAGTCGCATGATTGTCTCAGGTGTCATCGGGTCTGTATTTGCGGTTCCTCGTACACCATCTGTTCCAAAAAGCTTTCGTGACACACTATTTTCCTTACTTAAATATTTTTCTTCTATAGGCGGCTTTAGATTTAAAAATCAAGAGTACAAATATATATTTGAATAATGTAAACTGAAAGTGTTTTAATTTATCAAGTGTGAGGGATCTTTTAGATGTTTGTTAATCCGCATATTTTTTTCTTTCTCAAAGATGGCGAAATTATAGCTTGGGATTATAAAAACCATCAACAATTTGCTTTAGAAAAATTATATTTTGACCGACTTGTGGATCGTTCAAAAGAGGAAGAATTAGAGACAATTTCTCTTGATAGTGAGCTTGCTGAAGGCGCTTTGTTATGCACACAACAATCTCCACAAGAAGAATGGGGTTGGGATGTTCTTGCCCAGATTTATCATATAGGAACGCGGGATATTGCAACCAATTTAGGGGAACTCGATCCTCAACAATGGTCTAAGGAATATCTTGAATACTGCCAAGGAATCTCTCAAGAGGCACCGGAATTTCACACCAAACGAGAGGGAGAGAAGTTAAAGCTTCCAAATCCTGACCTTGAACTCCTCAAAAATCAAAATTTTTTAGAAGTTGTAAAAGCCAGAAAAACATGCAGATCCTTCAATGGAGAGCCTGTGTCCCTTGAGTATCTCTCAACATTACTTTATGTCAGTTTAGGGCCCCTACATGATAAATGGCAGGATTTAGAGGACAATAATTTAATGGTCCTTGGCGTTCGTAAAGCCTTTCCTTCCGGGGGAGGTATCCATCCTGAAGAAGCATATGTTGTTATTTTCAATGTGGAGGGAATAAAACCTGGCGTTTATCATTATGATGCCGAGCAACATTCTCTAACAGTGATTAAAAATGGGGAATTTGAGAAAGAAGTGATTGAATTATTGTTGGGGCAATTCTTTGCAAAAGGCCTTGCTTTTGGAATTTTCTTAACTTCTCGATTCGATAAAATTTGGTGGAAATATCCTCATTCAAGAGCTTATAGAGTTGCTTTATTAGATATAGGACATGCGTCTCAAACGATATTACTTACCGCCACAGCATTAGGGCTTCAAACTTGGCTGACAGGTGCTTTCTATGATTCAAAAGTGGAGGAATTTCTAGAAATAAAGACATCGAATGAAGCCTCAATTTTCTTTGTTGGAGTGGGACATGGAGATAACCAATCGATTCCTCCTGAAATTCTTAAAATACTTCAAGAAAAATCATAAATAAAGGAAGCTTTCTTAAGTTTTCTCAAAATAAGTAAAACTTACCTAAGTAGACCACTTAGGAAGATTTTGCTCATAGATTAAAGGATTATTTTTTTATACAGCTGAAACCCGTTTATTTCTAACGAAGAGGTCAGTATGAAAAAATTTTACTTAGCAATTTTAACTGTTTTATTTTTATTAAATTTATCAAAAACTTATGCAAATGATTATAATCTTATTCGAGATTATATGTTGGCAGAGAATCAAAAAGGGAAGAAACAATCTTATTTTGCAGAAAAATTGGACATATCTGAAGCAACTATTTCACGGTTTTTAAATAAAAAAGTTGAAACATCTCCGAAGCTTTTAGAGAAATTCAAGTCAAAGTTGCCTAAGACATATCAGAAACTTATTACTCCCCAAAAATTACAGGCTACTAAGCAGATAAAAAAGAAGGCTAATTTTCCAGTGAAAAAGCTCATCTTTAAAGAGGAGGGGGAAAAACATATTCCCCAAGTGCCGCTTCAAACTAAAGAGGGAGCTTCTCAAAAAAAATTAAGCTCTGCCCTAGCTCAAATGCCGGTTAAAGTAAACTCAACTCTCTCTGTTATGCCTTTTAATAAGCCAAGTGAGATCTTGGCTCAAAAAAAGAAAATCAATCAGGAAGATAAAGCCAAAAAAGCACCTATAGTGATTGCATTTAGAGAAGAAGGAGATGGCAAAGGCGCGCTCTATGATCATTATACAGTCCAAAGAATAACGAAGTATCCAACTCAGATTTCTGCCCATGAGAATATGCGTACAAAGAAGCTAACAGAATACCAACGGACCGTAACTTATAGTCTAACGTATGGAAATAAGCATAATGGGCAAATAATTCCAGAGACAATTAATAATGCTTTTGAAGGAGGTCTTTTATTTATTCCAGGAAGGGCCCGGGTTAACGAGTTTGATTCTTTTCGCAAAGAACATGAAGAAAATCTCCTCAAACAAGCTTTTCTTAGAGGGCAACCTATTTTGGCGATTTGTGCAGGATCGTGGAGACTTTGGGAATCTCTGGGAGGAAAGCTTGAAGAAGTGGAAGATCATTGTTATGGCGGAGGGATGATACGGATCTCAGAAACGACCGGTGAGGTAGGATACAATAAGCAAATTCATCGGGTAAAAGTGCACAAAGACACTTTATTGAGATCGATTATGGGCACGGCCGTGGACGAGAGGCCAAGTGTGAATAGTCTTCATTGGAAAGCGCCGTCGTCTAAAAAAATCCCAACTTTAGCAAAGATATCAGCAATTTCTGTTGCGGATAACAAAATAGCCCCTAACACTCGGCAAGGGGAGCAGATGTCACCTGAAGAGGGAACAATTGAGGCTTTTGAAAATATGCATGGAGCCCCGTTCTTAGGAATACAATGGCATCCTGAAGCTTATACAAGAGCAGATTCTGAAGACATGGTGCCTGAAAAACATCTTGCTATCCTTGAGTATATGGCCAAAGCTGGTCAGGCTTACCATCATAAAAGATTAATGTTAAAAGAGTTAGAAGAGTTAACTCTTAAGAACTAAAAGAAATATGGCTTTAGGTAATTTGTAAGTTCAGTTTTGTTGAAGTGCAAAATTTAAAGGGACTTAGAATTACCTAACCTTTTTTAATGAGGGCATTTTTTTTCCAAGAATAATGAGATTACCGAGGCTGATAAGTCCAACACCCCAGATAACGTGTTGTTCCCATTGGAATTGTTCCAAAAAAGTTGAGATGATAAGGGCAACAATGGGGGTGATGAGCATAATGTAAGACGCTTTGACAGGTCCAATCTGGCCTACGAGAGTGAGATAGCATCCAAAAGCAATAACTGATCCTACGATGCTTAAATACAAGAGACTTAGAACGTAGGGAAAAGTCCAATCAAACGTCAATGAATGTCCTTCAATAAAGGCTAGTAAAAGAGTTAAAAGAGCGCCGTATCCCATAGCATAGGCGTTCGTTTGCATAACGGGAAGATGGTGCTTCTGATTGCGCATGGAGATCATGGTTCCCCATGAAGCTGAGGCGGCTCCGAATAAACTGAAGAGCATTCCTCTTAAGCTATCATTAGAGAGATTGAGAGCATTAATTTGAGGCCAGAAAATAAAACATATTCCGATAATTCCTAATAGAGCCCCACTAATAAATTTGGAATTGATAGGAAGGCGATAAAATAAGAATGAGTTCAGCATATTAAATATCAAAACAATTGAAAAGATAACGGCATTAATACCGCTTGAGATGTAAATTGCAGCTTCATAAGCAAAAAAATAGTTGAGACAAAAAAGAAAAATTCCTTGAAGCAGGAAGAGAAGATGACTTTTCTTAGAAAACCTGAGGTTAACGTCCTTAAGAAAACACCACCCAAAAAGGATCAAAGACGCGATTGCGAATCGATATCCAATCGAAAGGGCCGGAGCAACATTCCCAAACTGAAATTTGATAGCATACCAAGTTGACCCCCAAGCGAGTGTTGTCACAACATAGAAAAGGATCGTTTGAAGAAGAGAAGAATTTACGTACATATATCTATTTAACCACTATTATAGTCGCCATATAGTAAGCAATTTATCGCCCAAAGGGAAGGGGTTGTTGAGAAGGGTTTAAAATTTCTTATATTTGTTTTGGAGAGGTTATGCTTCTGTCTTAATTCTAAAGCATAACCTTATCCTTAGAAGCTTATTTCTTAAAATCTTCTGGTGTCATGTGTTGAGGATTCTTGGTTGGTCCAATTTTAACTTGTTGGTGATTCCTCACGGCTTGAATAGATCGTTCTTTTCCTAAAAGTCGTTGACATTCTAAACTCGCAACTTTTTGCGTGTTAGTGACCGCATATTTGCGGCATGCTTCTAATTTTTCTTGGTAAGCTTTACTCTCTTGTTCGCTCGCATTCACATGTATTGAGTGAAATGCCGTAAAAATGATTGTCGATATGATTATATGCTTTTTCATATTAATATCCTTTAATTTGATAGGGTAATTGAAGTAACATCATTAATATATCTGAGTAATATTAAAATATTATTAAGGAATTTTATTTTAATTTAATTGATTAATAATATTTTTTTATATTAATTTTGGTAGAATTTTATGGGAAATATTTTGGAATATTTTTGAAATATGATGATCTGGATGTTTCAAAATAAAAGGCTCCCCTGTATCGCAAGCTTGGCTCAATTCATAAACAAAGGGGATTTGCCCCAAAAAAGGAATATCTTTTTGGTTTGCTTCTTGAGACGTATTTCCTGGGTGAAAAAGAGGAGAAGCTTCCCCACAATGAGGACATTCAAAAACGCTCATATTCTCAATAATCCCAAGTACAGGAATTTCAAGCCTTTTAAACATACTGATGGTTTTTCGTGCTTCTG
The window above is part of the Candidatus Paracaedimonas acanthamoebae genome. Proteins encoded here:
- a CDS encoding gamma-glutamyl-gamma-aminobutyrate hydrolase family protein (Members of this family of hydrolases with an active site Cys residue belong to MEROPS family C26.), coding for MKKFYLAILTVLFLLNLSKTYANDYNLIRDYMLAENQKGKKQSYFAEKLDISEATISRFLNKKVETSPKLLEKFKSKLPKTYQKLITPQKLQATKQIKKKANFPVKKLIFKEEGEKHIPQVPLQTKEGASQKKLSSALAQMPVKVNSTLSVMPFNKPSEILAQKKKINQEDKAKKAPIVIAFREEGDGKGALYDHYTVQRITKYPTQISAHENMRTKKLTEYQRTVTYSLTYGNKHNGQIIPETINNAFEGGLLFIPGRARVNEFDSFRKEHEENLLKQAFLRGQPILAICAGSWRLWESLGGKLEEVEDHCYGGGMIRISETTGEVGYNKQIHRVKVHKDTLLRSIMGTAVDERPSVNSLHWKAPSSKKIPTLAKISAISVADNKIAPNTRQGEQMSPEEGTIEAFENMHGAPFLGIQWHPEAYTRADSEDMVPEKHLAILEYMAKAGQAYHHKRLMLKELEELTLKN
- a CDS encoding phosphoglucosamine mutase, which gives rise to MSRKLFGTDGVRGTANTDPMTPETIMRLAIAAGRYFKKGATHPKVVIGKDTRLSGYMVEPALTSGFIAVGMDVTLVGPIPTPAISMLVRSFRADLGVVISASHNPYQDNGIKLFDREGYKLSDTVEKQIEARVFSKSLEGLVKPADLGRAKRLEDATGRYIEFVKNTFPKNRRLDGLRIVIDCAHGAAYKVAPTVLWELGAEIIPIGVYPDGININKDVGATSVEAARQAVLEYRADLGIALDGDADRVVMIDEKGGVVDGDQLLALIANTWNTEGLLKGGAVVGTVMTNLGFEWFFKNKGIELIRTPVGDRYVSESMRAKSCNVGGEQSGHIILSDYARTGDGLVAALQALSMIISSNKPASEILRVFEPVPQLLKSFKLNNSSLLEDDKIIEAINNAETKLGTTGRLLVRKSGTESLVRLMAQGDNEQMLHEVIDDLSEAIYQKDANKKNT
- the fliN gene encoding flagellar motor switch protein FliN; this translates as MNSHDQKKIIKDNRDFINNTDFTPLNDVFFKGSSQQSEKDLHSSIDLKSLQQVPVQVSAVLGQASIPIKQVLKLVPGSIIELDRKVGEPIDIYINNHLLARGNLALIEDQLGITITEIIKMDRD
- a CDS encoding MinD/ParA family protein, with translation MLKMDFKNPKLDQLEAAENIYFIASGKGGVGKTWFSVTFSQALAQQGKKILLCDGDLGLANIDIQLGLTAEKDLTTSLMNYIELKNVIVPYPQGGFDVIAGRSGSGTLATLPAQSLIYLKEQLKKLSALYDVILVDLGAGVGTTIQNLMQIAGQCIVVITDEPTSLMDGYAFIKVMYGRRPMLPMNVIINQAETVDAGKRTYETIQQVCEKFLKMTPHLLGIIRRDPEVRNTICAQTPILTRYPTAPAAEDVKGIVQMICS
- a CDS encoding SagB/ThcOx family dehydrogenase, with translation MFVNPHIFFFLKDGEIIAWDYKNHQQFALEKLYFDRLVDRSKEEELETISLDSELAEGALLCTQQSPQEEWGWDVLAQIYHIGTRDIATNLGELDPQQWSKEYLEYCQGISQEAPEFHTKREGEKLKLPNPDLELLKNQNFLEVVKARKTCRSFNGEPVSLEYLSTLLYVSLGPLHDKWQDLEDNNLMVLGVRKAFPSGGGIHPEEAYVVIFNVEGIKPGVYHYDAEQHSLTVIKNGEFEKEVIELLLGQFFAKGLAFGIFLTSRFDKIWWKYPHSRAYRVALLDIGHASQTILLTATALGLQTWLTGAFYDSKVEEFLEIKTSNEASIFFVGVGHGDNQSIPPEILKILQEKS
- a CDS encoding EamA family transporter, which gives rise to MYVNSSLLQTILFYVVTTLAWGSTWYAIKFQFGNVAPALSIGYRFAIASLILFGWCFLKDVNLRFSKKSHLLFLLQGIFLFCLNYFFAYEAAIYISSGINAVIFSIVLIFNMLNSFLFYRLPINSKFISGALLGIIGICFIFWPQINALNLSNDSLRGMLFSLFGAASASWGTMISMRNQKHHLPVMQTNAYAMGYGALLTLLLAFIEGHSLTFDWTFPYVLSLLYLSIVGSVIAFGCYLTLVGQIGPVKASYIMLITPIVALIISTFLEQFQWEQHVIWGVGLISLGNLIILGKKMPSLKKVR